Proteins encoded by one window of Aliivibrio wodanis:
- the leuO gene encoding HTH-type transcriptional regulator LeuO, protein MSMSESSVTPEMDRAEQVLRSVDLNLLTVFDAVMQEQNITRAAQNLGMSQPAVSNAVSRLKVMFNDELFIRHGRGIQPTQRARQLFAPMRQALQLVKNELPSSTFSPETSMRQFKLSICSPSDIRFAPGIMKGIQQKAPNITLQLSGEYEPNIAQKLRYQEVDFIIDYVRFDEPGFMSTELFTDELVVVASANHPRIRGQITKGQLLSEKHAVAARIENTKGFVDHLYMDSQYEKAYKGASISNVLYVVSQSELIAVAPKWLVSLMPNRDQLAVLPLPIESTGISGYLSWHDSYQKDKGHIWMRDQLMQICGEQVVESSKGMMF, encoded by the coding sequence ATGAGTATGTCGGAATCTTCTGTAACGCCTGAAATGGATCGTGCAGAACAAGTATTGCGTAGTGTTGATTTAAATTTACTAACTGTGTTTGATGCTGTGATGCAAGAACAAAATATTACTCGAGCTGCCCAAAATTTAGGTATGTCTCAACCAGCAGTAAGTAATGCAGTATCTCGTTTAAAAGTAATGTTTAATGATGAATTATTTATTCGTCACGGTAGAGGTATTCAACCAACCCAACGAGCTCGTCAATTATTTGCACCAATGCGACAAGCATTACAATTGGTTAAAAATGAATTACCAAGTTCTACCTTTTCACCAGAAACGTCTATGCGTCAATTCAAACTATCAATTTGTAGTCCTTCAGATATTCGCTTTGCACCGGGAATAATGAAAGGTATACAGCAAAAGGCTCCTAATATTACTTTGCAATTATCTGGAGAATATGAGCCAAATATTGCACAAAAACTACGTTATCAAGAAGTTGATTTTATTATTGATTATGTTCGTTTCGATGAACCTGGTTTTATGAGTACAGAACTGTTTACTGATGAATTAGTTGTTGTTGCTTCTGCAAATCACCCAAGAATAAGAGGCCAAATAACGAAAGGGCAGCTACTTAGTGAGAAGCATGCCGTTGCTGCCCGTATTGAAAATACCAAAGGATTTGTAGACCATTTGTATATGGATTCACAGTATGAAAAGGCTTACAAAGGGGCGAGCATTAGTAACGTATTATACGTTGTTTCTCAGTCAGAGTTGATTGCGGTAGCGCCAAAGTGGCTAGTGAGTTTAATGCCAAATCGAGATCAGTTAGCCGTATTACCATTACCAATAGAATCAACCGGAATTAGTGGCTATCTGAGTTGGCATGATTCATACCAAAAAGATAAAGGCCATATTTGGATGCGTGATCAATTGATGCAGATATGTGGTGAGCAAGTGGTTGAGTCAAGTAAAGGCATGATGTTTTAA
- a CDS encoding maltose operon periplasmic protein precursor MalM, with amino-acid sequence MTVNTKKLLISLFIGLSLTACSSTETIQKPIEPIPSSEICCNDFAQFPWIPLETNEDININLNTDSPIGKFSDGNSYFNAFKLSERSEKVQINLSSLMINDSVVAPKLITLDEKFNIISTTTLDQFNIKASDAFTRTQFKLEFNINASKTPYFVIYSSDAYLGQSIKVKHPARVRAEELGEIMPMVTDPTYTYERFGKLNLSIKTISLRAYKAQIEKETVAIKKAQPETKNFYNNAIIEAVNNNDIPKALSLLEEAKKLNIKDAESVFIKALEENKK; translated from the coding sequence ATGACGGTGAATACTAAAAAATTATTAATCAGCCTATTCATAGGCCTTTCTTTAACCGCCTGCTCTTCAACAGAGACCATTCAAAAACCAATCGAACCAATTCCTTCTTCAGAAATATGTTGCAATGATTTCGCTCAGTTTCCATGGATACCATTAGAAACTAATGAAGATATTAATATTAATTTAAATACAGACTCCCCTATTGGAAAATTCTCTGATGGTAATAGTTATTTTAATGCATTTAAATTATCCGAACGCTCAGAAAAAGTTCAAATAAACCTTTCAAGCTTAATGATCAATGATTCCGTCGTCGCTCCAAAATTAATAACACTTGATGAAAAGTTTAATATTATAAGCACAACAACGTTAGACCAATTTAATATTAAAGCATCTGATGCATTCACTCGAACTCAATTTAAATTAGAATTTAATATTAATGCATCTAAGACACCTTATTTTGTCATCTACTCTTCTGACGCTTATTTAGGCCAATCAATAAAAGTAAAGCATCCCGCAAGAGTAAGAGCTGAAGAATTAGGTGAGATAATGCCAATGGTCACAGACCCAACGTATACTTACGAACGTTTTGGAAAGCTTAATTTATCAATTAAAACAATATCATTAAGAGCTTACAAGGCACAAATTGAAAAAGAAACTGTTGCCATAAAAAAAGCACAACCAGAAACTAAGAATTTTTATAATAATGCCATAATAGAAGCAGTAAATAATAATGATATTCCAAAAGCACTGTCATTATTAGAAGAGGCAAAAAAACTAAATATTAAGGATGCTGAATCTGTATTTATCAAAGCATTAGAAGAAAATAAAAAATAA
- a CDS encoding putative maltoporin: MKMNKYTLLAAAVSTALFSGASFAETDVALDAVSGSDTTPKVEKVNATDVITDGWEVHGYMSSNYRLIDGETNATTFSKGDYHVAGSSATSESTNQAEFVLKKHSEYGNGVWANYNLRSEYGNGNSYAYSSSGNQKNNTDSQFEIKEVFIELGALPYLGEDSVVWAGQRFLNRSAGILSGEFWKQSSGVGAGFETKLAGHKAGIAMVSADPKNTVDDTTLERKTRTSIDLYYYGVDAGIGSLDFDAKFMNQSKNNTSAADEAESGIGLSVTLNSSYYGLDGWAQTGLAYGTGMATNRGVNFGEWNDTFLEDDNSLFFTTYGVWNISDKVQLGTEFTHWEMMEIGAWGLDEGGSRTMFAARPSYKVNDNFRLELTTSYSVEKAEQWHAKDGAWALVEAAPIFTVNADYFGRPQIKPYIAYMTALEDGVGNKGINGEKDETVVGVHAEIWF, translated from the coding sequence ATGAAAATGAATAAGTACACATTGCTTGCTGCAGCTGTTTCTACAGCCTTATTTTCTGGTGCATCTTTTGCTGAAACAGATGTTGCTTTAGACGCGGTTTCTGGAAGTGACACTACACCGAAAGTAGAAAAGGTTAATGCTACAGACGTTATTACTGATGGTTGGGAAGTTCATGGTTACATGTCTTCTAACTACCGCTTAATTGATGGTGAAACCAATGCAACAACATTTAGCAAAGGTGATTATCATGTTGCAGGTTCATCTGCGACAAGTGAAAGTACTAACCAAGCAGAGTTTGTTCTTAAAAAACACTCTGAATACGGCAATGGGGTCTGGGCTAACTACAACCTACGCTCGGAATACGGCAATGGTAACTCTTACGCTTATTCATCTTCAGGTAATCAAAAAAATAACACAGACTCACAATTTGAAATAAAAGAAGTGTTCATTGAACTTGGAGCACTACCTTACCTAGGTGAAGACTCTGTTGTATGGGCAGGTCAACGCTTCTTAAACCGTTCTGCTGGTATTCTTTCTGGTGAATTCTGGAAACAATCTTCAGGTGTTGGTGCAGGTTTTGAAACTAAGCTAGCTGGTCACAAAGCAGGTATCGCAATGGTTTCTGCGGACCCTAAGAATACGGTAGACGATACAACGCTAGAGCGTAAAACTCGCACATCTATTGACCTTTACTACTACGGCGTAGATGCAGGTATCGGTAGCTTAGATTTTGATGCTAAATTCATGAATCAGAGCAAAAATAATACAAGTGCAGCAGATGAAGCTGAATCAGGTATTGGGCTATCTGTTACATTAAACTCTAGCTACTATGGCTTAGATGGCTGGGCACAAACAGGCCTTGCATACGGTACTGGTATGGCGACTAACCGTGGTGTTAACTTCGGTGAATGGAATGATACATTCTTAGAAGACGATAACTCTCTATTCTTCACAACCTATGGTGTATGGAATATTTCAGATAAAGTACAACTTGGTACTGAATTTACTCATTGGGAAATGATGGAAATTGGTGCTTGGGGTCTTGATGAAGGCGGTTCACGTACTATGTTTGCTGCTCGTCCATCTTACAAAGTTAATGATAATTTCCGTTTAGAGTTAACAACTTCTTATTCTGTAGAAAAAGCTGAACAATGGCATGCGAAAGATGGCGCTTGGGCTCTTGTAGAAGCAGCACCAATCTTCACAGTTAACGCTGACTACTTTGGTCGTCCACAGATCAAGCCTTACATTGCATACATGACAGCTCTAGAAGACGGCGTTGGTAATAAAGGAATTAACGGCGAAAAAGATGAAACTGTTGTGGGTGTTCACGCAGAAATCTGGTTCTAA
- the metL gene encoding bifunctional aspartokinase/homoserine dehydrogenase II: MTVLVQRQLHKFGGSSLANPECYRRVATILKEYSNENDLVVVSAAGNTTNRILEWFEELSKDGRLAHETLESLRQYQQGLISELLTPENAEPLLELLHLELVAIGQCHAPLTEIQQADILGHGEVWSSRLLSAYLNQIDLQAAPLDSRTFLRAERAAQPEVDRSLSWSLFKEQIAQHPHGRIVITGFMARNQKGNTVLLGRNGSDYSATMIGALADASRVTIWSDVAGVFSADPRKVEDACLLPLLRLDEASELARLAAPVLHSRTLQPVAQSALDLSLRCSYQPESGSTRIERVLASGRGAKIVTSLEDVYLIQLRFGRGQDFERTKQEVLSLLTRSQLQPLALEAQDDQFALLLAYTSEVVGEALDVLQNAAVHAEIKLKEGYSMVAAVGAGVTSNAIHSHGFYHQLKNCPLEFVCESESGLSLVAILRKVDTTPIINGIHTSLFQAQKRVALVLCGHGNIGSQWLSLFTQQKRRLEKRHGMQFSLIGVIDRYRHWLDFEGIDSGSVVESFDNEATTYENFDWIEQVGAIQGYDDVVVLDVTASAELSQQYTKIAEQGMHLISANKVAGSAPSNEYQAVIDAFEKTGRHWLYNATVGAGLPINHTVRDLCESGDQIVALSGIFSGTLSWLFQQYNGDIPFTELVDLAWQQGLTEPDPRSDLDGSDVMRKLVILAREAGLTIEPTQIKVESLVPAELKDVSLDDFLSKGELINNELFERLEKAQREQKVLRYVARLNKDGSATVGIEALSEYHALANLLPCDNIFAIESQWYRDNPLVIRGPGAGREVTAGAIQSDLNRLAVLF; the protein is encoded by the coding sequence ATGACAGTTTTAGTACAACGCCAGTTGCATAAATTTGGTGGCAGCAGTCTTGCAAATCCTGAGTGTTATCGTCGTGTAGCCACTATTTTGAAAGAGTATTCTAACGAGAATGACTTAGTCGTGGTGTCTGCTGCAGGTAATACTACGAATCGAATTTTAGAATGGTTTGAAGAATTATCTAAAGATGGTCGCTTAGCTCATGAAACTTTAGAGTCATTACGCCAATATCAACAAGGCTTAATTTCTGAGTTATTAACTCCTGAAAATGCAGAACCATTGCTTGAGCTACTTCATCTTGAATTAGTTGCAATTGGTCAATGCCACGCACCTTTAACTGAAATTCAACAGGCAGATATTCTTGGTCATGGTGAAGTATGGTCTTCTCGATTATTGTCTGCTTATCTAAACCAAATTGATTTACAAGCTGCTCCGTTAGACTCTCGTACTTTTTTACGTGCAGAGCGTGCAGCTCAACCTGAAGTTGATCGTTCATTATCTTGGTCGTTATTTAAAGAGCAAATTGCCCAACACCCTCATGGTCGTATTGTGATTACTGGCTTTATGGCGCGTAATCAAAAAGGGAATACAGTTTTACTTGGTCGTAATGGTTCTGATTATTCAGCAACAATGATTGGAGCGTTAGCTGATGCTTCCCGAGTTACGATTTGGAGTGATGTCGCAGGGGTATTCAGTGCTGATCCTCGTAAAGTAGAAGACGCTTGTTTATTACCTTTACTTCGTTTGGATGAAGCAAGTGAATTAGCTCGATTAGCCGCCCCAGTATTGCATAGCCGAACCTTGCAACCTGTTGCTCAGAGTGCGCTTGATTTAAGTTTACGTTGCAGTTATCAACCTGAATCAGGCTCAACTCGAATTGAACGAGTGTTGGCATCTGGCCGTGGTGCGAAGATTGTTACCTCTTTAGAAGATGTCTATTTAATTCAGCTAAGATTTGGCCGTGGGCAAGATTTTGAACGAACAAAGCAGGAAGTTCTTTCTTTACTAACTCGCTCTCAGTTACAACCATTAGCACTAGAAGCTCAAGATGATCAATTTGCGCTTTTATTAGCGTATACATCAGAAGTGGTTGGTGAAGCATTAGATGTTCTGCAAAATGCAGCGGTACATGCAGAGATTAAATTGAAAGAAGGGTACTCAATGGTTGCTGCTGTAGGAGCAGGAGTTACCAGCAATGCGATTCATAGTCATGGTTTTTATCACCAATTAAAAAATTGCCCATTGGAATTTGTGTGTGAATCGGAATCAGGCCTTAGCTTAGTTGCGATATTACGTAAAGTGGATACAACGCCGATCATCAATGGAATTCATACCAGTCTATTTCAAGCTCAGAAACGAGTAGCTTTAGTCTTGTGCGGTCATGGAAATATTGGTTCGCAGTGGCTGTCATTATTTACTCAACAAAAGCGTCGTCTTGAAAAACGTCATGGTATGCAGTTTTCACTGATTGGTGTGATTGATCGCTATCGTCACTGGCTAGATTTTGAAGGGATAGATAGCGGCTCAGTTGTTGAGAGTTTTGATAATGAAGCAACAACGTATGAGAATTTTGATTGGATAGAACAGGTTGGTGCGATTCAAGGCTATGATGATGTCGTGGTCCTAGATGTAACAGCTAGTGCAGAATTATCACAACAATATACTAAGATTGCAGAACAAGGTATGCACCTTATATCAGCGAATAAAGTTGCAGGTTCAGCGCCAAGCAATGAATACCAAGCTGTGATTGATGCGTTTGAAAAGACGGGGCGTCATTGGTTATATAATGCAACGGTGGGAGCTGGCCTTCCTATTAATCATACTGTGAGAGATTTGTGTGAAAGTGGCGATCAGATCGTTGCTCTATCTGGTATATTTTCCGGTACTCTGTCTTGGTTATTTCAACAATATAATGGTGATATTCCATTTACTGAATTAGTTGATTTAGCATGGCAGCAAGGATTAACAGAGCCTGATCCTAGAAGTGATTTAGACGGATCTGATGTAATGAGAAAATTAGTTATTCTTGCTCGTGAAGCAGGTCTAACGATTGAACCAACACAGATTAAAGTAGAATCCTTAGTTCCTGCTGAATTAAAAGATGTCAGCTTAGATGATTTCTTGTCTAAAGGAGAGCTAATAAATAATGAACTATTTGAACGTTTAGAAAAAGCGCAACGAGAACAAAAAGTACTACGTTATGTCGCTCGTTTAAATAAGGATGGCAGTGCTACTGTAGGAATTGAAGCGCTTTCAGAGTATCACGCATTAGCAAATTTACTACCGTGTGATAATATTTTTGCTATCGAAAGTCAGTGGTATCGAGATAATCCTCTTGTTATTAGAGGTCCAGGAGCTGGGCGAGAGGTTACCGCGGGTGCAATACAATCAGATTTAAATAGATTAGCTGTCCTGTTTTAA
- the metJ gene encoding Met repressor (Met regulon regulatory protein MetJ), whose amino-acid sequence MADWNGDYLSPYAEHGKKSEQVKKITVSIPTKVLQILTDERTRRQVSNLRHATNSELLCEAFLHAYTGQPLPTDEDLRKDRPDDIPAEAKALMTAMGIEFEAFDDE is encoded by the coding sequence ATGGCTGATTGGAATGGTGACTATTTAAGTCCTTATGCCGAACATGGTAAAAAAAGTGAACAGGTAAAAAAAATTACCGTGTCAATTCCAACGAAGGTATTACAAATTCTTACCGATGAGCGAACTCGTCGACAAGTGAGTAACCTACGTCACGCAACAAACAGTGAATTATTGTGTGAAGCTTTTCTTCATGCTTATACAGGCCAACCTTTACCAACAGATGAAGATTTACGTAAAGATCGTCCTGATGATATTCCTGCGGAAGCAAAGGCATTAATGACCGCAATGGGTATTGAATTTGAAGCGTTTGACGACGAATAA
- the metB gene encoding cystathionine gamma-synthase (O-succinylhomoserin (thiol)-lyase), with translation MSERKPATIAVRTGIETDSQHNAVVPPIYLSTNYSFPEFGDVPKYDYARSGNPTRTQLEKTLSDLECGSGAVVTNCGTSALNLMVSALLGPNDLIVAPHDCYGGTYRLFNTRANKGDFQTLFVDQSNTEALDAALAKKPKLILLETPSNPLVRVVDIAEICKKAAKVGALVAVDNTFLSPVLQQPLTLGADFVLHSTTKYINGHSDVVGGVLIAKTQEHADDFAWWGNCIGATGTAFDSYLTLRGIRTLGARMRVHEENAMEVLKCLQEEELVGTIYHPSLPEHPGHEIAKRQQAGFGAMLSFELNGSLEQLKVFVKELKYFSLAESLGGVESLIAHPGTMTHRAMSDEAQAEAGLVPTLLRISVGLEDSRDLISDLKQAFLIAAEVK, from the coding sequence ATGAGCGAGAGAAAACCTGCAACTATTGCTGTTCGTACCGGCATTGAGACTGATTCACAACATAATGCTGTTGTACCTCCTATCTACTTATCTACCAATTATAGTTTCCCTGAATTTGGTGATGTACCAAAATATGATTATGCTCGTTCGGGTAACCCAACTCGAACTCAATTGGAAAAGACCTTATCGGATTTAGAATGTGGCTCTGGTGCTGTGGTTACTAACTGTGGAACCTCTGCATTAAACCTAATGGTTTCTGCTTTACTTGGTCCTAATGATCTTATTGTTGCGCCTCATGATTGTTATGGTGGTACTTACCGTCTGTTTAATACTCGCGCTAATAAAGGTGACTTCCAAACCTTATTTGTCGACCAATCAAATACTGAAGCACTAGATGCTGCTCTTGCTAAAAAACCAAAGCTTATCTTATTAGAGACACCATCCAATCCGCTAGTTCGTGTGGTTGATATTGCTGAAATTTGTAAAAAAGCGGCTAAAGTTGGTGCTTTAGTCGCTGTTGATAACACCTTCCTTTCGCCTGTTTTACAGCAACCTCTAACTCTTGGGGCTGATTTTGTCCTGCATTCAACGACTAAATACATTAATGGTCATTCAGATGTTGTTGGCGGTGTGCTAATTGCAAAAACACAAGAGCACGCAGATGATTTTGCTTGGTGGGGTAATTGTATTGGCGCAACAGGGACAGCGTTTGATAGTTATTTAACATTGCGTGGTATTCGAACTCTTGGTGCCCGTATGCGAGTGCATGAAGAGAATGCGATGGAGGTGTTAAAATGTCTTCAAGAGGAAGAGCTTGTGGGAACTATTTATCACCCAAGTTTACCTGAACATCCTGGTCATGAGATAGCAAAGCGCCAACAAGCAGGTTTTGGGGCAATGTTAAGTTTTGAATTAAATGGGTCATTAGAGCAACTTAAAGTTTTTGTAAAAGAGCTTAAATATTTCTCTTTGGCTGAATCTTTAGGTGGCGTAGAAAGCCTTATAGCTCATCCAGGAACGATGACTCACCGAGCTATGTCGGATGAAGCTCAAGCAGAGGCAGGGTTAGTACCAACGTTGTTACGTATTTCTGTAGGTTTAGAAGACAGCAGAGATTTGATTTCAGATCTTAAGCAAGCCTTTCTTATCGCTGCTGAGGTGAAGTAA
- a CDS encoding alpha amylase — protein MKNNMAKTAIAIAITSLLSACSSTSETTSTTPAYQCDPQMMEESNHLRIYQIMVESFVDGDNSIGHGTGYGTSHHNGDLQGIIDSLDYIQSLGMNTIWMTPIFESAPIDGQDHWADKLDATGYFATDFFKIDPRFGTMDKAKELVKEAHSRGMYVLFDGVFGHHKKGLIKPSPTGKLPSGQNNPVDYPESEEFYSEVAAYWITELNIDGWRLDQAYQVPTESWKNIRKAVDTASQNTTYTNNKGEKVHPLGYMVAEIWNNENYITQTGYGADNNPALCSAFDFPVRYRVVETFAANENSVSNKGGDWLNEGMSMHSLYPKHAKPNLMLGNHDLVRFGDLLQRGNIAEPTDNEYWLRHKAAFSFQAAYSGPITLYYGDEIGDQVDGFSSKSDKNTCAVKGLCDDHVARSSAKIEGITATLTPQEADLKNYVSSLMAIREAHPALYEGKRSHLISNQKVYVDHKQSKDDAIIYMVSTQKTGQTLELQANKIGSKGKLIDLITGQSFSPMGGTYYLPLSGFESRFLKIDEQNDIGPVVPKTDIDLYGDGFMAQCDNPDIKDGSEPLQSTLYVVGDFADSGWDHKSQRAYHYKGNNVYQAVIKEKRGAYKMQYATKGWSAQYTAKGLTLKVGQDAPLIKGGYGKDTAVSIPENGEYVWSLEFTPQGEPKSIMVSKCQ, from the coding sequence GTGAAAAATAACATGGCAAAAACAGCGATAGCCATCGCGATAACTTCTCTTTTGAGCGCATGTAGCTCAACCTCAGAAACAACATCAACAACTCCTGCTTATCAATGCGACCCTCAAATGATGGAAGAAAGTAACCATTTACGCATCTATCAAATCATGGTGGAAAGTTTTGTTGATGGTGATAACTCCATAGGCCACGGTACAGGTTATGGTACTAGTCACCATAATGGTGATCTACAAGGAATAATTGATTCATTAGATTATATTCAATCACTTGGAATGAATACTATTTGGATGACCCCTATCTTTGAATCGGCCCCAATTGATGGTCAAGATCACTGGGCAGATAAGCTCGATGCTACAGGCTATTTTGCTACTGATTTCTTCAAGATTGATCCTCGTTTTGGCACAATGGATAAAGCCAAAGAATTAGTTAAAGAAGCACATAGCCGCGGGATGTATGTGTTATTTGATGGCGTTTTTGGCCATCATAAAAAAGGATTAATTAAACCATCACCGACAGGAAAGCTTCCAAGCGGCCAGAACAACCCAGTTGATTATCCTGAAAGTGAAGAATTTTACTCAGAAGTAGCTGCATATTGGATCACTGAATTAAATATTGATGGTTGGCGATTAGACCAAGCGTATCAAGTACCTACAGAGTCTTGGAAAAATATTCGTAAAGCCGTTGATACCGCCTCTCAAAACACCACTTATACCAACAATAAAGGTGAAAAAGTACATCCACTTGGCTATATGGTGGCTGAAATTTGGAACAACGAAAACTACATAACACAAACTGGCTATGGTGCAGATAATAACCCTGCACTATGCTCTGCATTTGATTTCCCTGTTCGCTACAGAGTTGTTGAGACCTTTGCGGCCAATGAAAACAGTGTCAGTAATAAAGGGGGTGATTGGTTGAATGAAGGTATGAGTATGCATAGCCTCTACCCCAAACACGCTAAACCTAACCTCATGCTAGGCAATCATGATCTCGTTCGTTTTGGTGACCTATTACAACGTGGCAATATTGCCGAGCCTACTGACAATGAATATTGGTTAAGGCATAAAGCAGCGTTTTCTTTTCAAGCGGCCTATAGTGGGCCAATTACCCTATATTACGGTGATGAAATTGGTGATCAAGTCGATGGTTTCTCGAGTAAATCAGACAAAAATACATGTGCAGTCAAAGGCTTATGTGACGATCACGTGGCCCGTTCTTCAGCTAAAATTGAAGGTATAACCGCTACATTAACACCGCAAGAAGCCGATCTAAAAAACTATGTATCTAGCTTAATGGCAATACGAGAGGCTCACCCTGCGCTATATGAGGGAAAACGATCTCACCTTATTTCCAACCAAAAAGTTTATGTTGACCATAAACAATCGAAAGACGATGCCATTATTTATATGGTAAGTACTCAAAAAACAGGGCAAACCTTAGAGCTTCAAGCAAATAAAATAGGTTCTAAAGGTAAGCTTATTGATCTTATAACAGGCCAGTCATTCTCTCCAATGGGAGGAACTTATTATCTTCCTTTATCAGGTTTTGAAAGTCGCTTTCTGAAAATAGATGAACAAAATGATATTGGGCCTGTGGTACCAAAAACAGACATTGACCTTTATGGTGATGGCTTCATGGCGCAATGTGATAATCCAGATATTAAAGACGGAAGTGAACCACTTCAAAGTACCTTATATGTCGTGGGTGACTTTGCCGACTCAGGCTGGGATCATAAATCACAACGTGCATATCACTACAAAGGTAACAACGTTTATCAAGCTGTCATAAAAGAGAAACGTGGTGCCTATAAAATGCAATATGCCACCAAAGGATGGTCAGCACAGTACACAGCCAAAGGACTAACGCTAAAAGTAGGTCAAGATGCGCCATTAATTAAAGGCGGGTACGGAAAAGATACAGCAGTATCTATACCTGAAAATGGTGAATATGTCTGGAGTTTAGAGTTCACCCCACAAGGTGAGCCAAAATCAATTATGGTTTCTAAATGCCAATAA